Proteins from a single region of Corylus avellana chromosome ca11, CavTom2PMs-1.0:
- the LOC132166533 gene encoding glyoxylase I 4-like produces the protein MMKESMGNPLCLKSLNHISLVCRSLEKSLDFYRNVLGFSSIRRPGSFDFDGAWLFNYGIGIHLIQSENPENMPKITHINPKDNHISFQCESMANVEKKLKEMKIEYVKNRVEEGGIYVDQLFFHDPDGTMIEICNCDNLPVIPLSADIVRSCSLVNCINVQQQQQIQQMIEMPPQQRLTCLPSVHITEDYLHCA, from the exons ATGATGAAAGAAAGCATGGGAAATCCCCTGTGTCTAAAGTCGTTGAATCACATCTCGCTTGTTTGCAGATCGCTGGAGAAATCTCTTGATTTCTACCGGAATGTTCTTGGTTTCTCTTCCATAAGAAGGCCCGGTTCCTTTGATTTTGATGGTGCATG GCTATTCAATTACGGAATCGGCATACACCTCATCCAATCcgaaaacccagaaaacatgCCAAAGATTACCCACATCAATCCCAAAGACAACCACATTTCTTTCCAA TGTGAGAGCATGGCAAATGTGGAGAAAAAGTTGAAGGAGATGAAGATAGAGTACGTGAAGAATAGAGTGGAAGAGGGCGGGATTTACGTGGATCAACTCTTCTTCCACGACCCAGATGGCACGATGATCGAAATCTGCAACTGCGACAACCTCCCTGTGATTCCTCTATCTGCTGACATCGTCCGATCATGCTCACTTGTCAATTGCATTAATGTCCAGCAGCAACAGCAGATTCAACAAATGATCGAAATGCCACCGCAGCAACGGTTGACATGCCTACCTTCTGTTCACATAACGGAAGATTATCTTCACTGTGCCTAA
- the LOC132166553 gene encoding glyoxylase I 4-like — protein sequence MMKESMGNPLCLKSLNHISLVCRSLEKSLDFYRNVLGFSSIRRPGSFDFDGAWLFNYGIGIHLIQSENSESMPKITHINPKDNHISFQCESMANVEKKLKEMKIEYVKNRVEEGGIYVDQLFFHDPDGTMIEICNCDNLPVIPLSADIVRSCSLVNCINVQQQQQIQQMIEMPPQQRLTCLPSVHITEDYLHCA from the exons ATGATGAAAGAAAGCATGGGAAATCCCCTGTGTCTAAAGTCATTGAATCACATCTCGCTTGTTTGCAGATCGCTGGAGAAATCTCTTGATTTCTACCGGAATGTTCTTGGTTTCTCTTCCATAAGAAGGCCCGGTTCCTTTGATTTTGATGGTGCATG GCTATTCAATTACGGAATCGGCATACACCTCATCCAATCCGAAAACTCAGAAAGCATGCCAAAGATTACCCACATCAATCCAAAGGACAACCACATTTCTTTCCAA TGTGAAAGCATGGCAAATGTGGAGAAAAAGTTGAAGGAGATGAAGATAGAGTACGTGAAGAATAGAGTGGAAGAGGGCGGGATTTACGTGGATCAACTCTTCTTCCACGACCCAGATGGCACGATGATCGAAATCTGCAACTGCGACAACCTCCCTGTGATTCCTCTATCTGCTGACATCGTCCGATCATGCTCACTTGTCAATTGCATTAATGTCCAGCAGCAACAGCAGATTCAACAAATGATCGAAATGCCACCGCAGCAACGGTTGACATGCCTACCTTCTGTTCACATAACGGAAGATTATCTTCACTGTGCCTAA
- the LOC132166411 gene encoding uncharacterized protein LOC132166411 gives MAATHEKQKKGFMSIYKSVAGNHIKPMLEPPAVVDKRSIQRSWVLRKSKTYKGIEQGGRRVAEGGGVQGELVEARKSVSHVETNLASVAAFLQVKVLVSDMPGFMQVHAFRCARRTYDSLEKFSSKHMAFNMKKEFDQVYGPAWHCIVGSSFGSFVTHSTGCFLYFSMEKLCILLFKTKIQKALG, from the exons ATGGCTGCCACCCATGAGAAGCAAAAGAAAGGATTCATGTCCATTTACAAGTCCGTGGCCGGAAACCATATAAAGCCGATGCTGGAGCCGCCGGCTGTGGTGGACAAAAGATCCATTCAGCGCAGTTGGGTATTAAGGAAATCGAAAACGTACAAGGGAATTGAGCAAGGTGGCCGGAGAGTGGCAGAGGGAGGAGGAGTTCAGGGAGAATTGGTTGAGGCAAGGAAATCGGTTTCCCATGTCGAAACGAATTTGGCGTCGGTGGCAGCATTTCTTCAGGTGAAGGTTCTCGTCTCCGACATGCCTGGATTCATGCAAGTGCATGCCTTCCGATGCGCTAGGCGTACTTATGATAGCTTGGAGAAGTTTAGCTCCAAACACATGGCCTTCAACATGAAGAAG GAGTTCGATCAAGTCTATGGGCCGGCCTGGCATTGCATCGTGGGCTCAAGTTTCGGGTCCTTCGTCACCCACTCAACAGGTTGTTTCCTTTACTTTTCGATGGAAAAGCTATgcattttgttatttaaaaCGAAGATCCAAAAAGCTTTGGGTTGA